The DNA window ATAGCAGCACTGCGCTGTGCTGAGTTAAAGCCAAGATCACGCAAAATGCCACTGAAGTCCACCTGCGCCATGGCCCACAGGCTCAGGTGCTCCACCCCAACACTGCGGGGAAAGGCCGACTGCAGGGTGCTGATATCCACCTGTTGCAAATCAGCTGGCACTGAAGGTGACGAAATTTTGGCAGATGCCGTTGAGGCTTCAATAACTGCATCAGCATCTGCCTGCAGTTTTTGGTTGACGGTGAGCTTGTGGGCAATATGCTGGGCGGCCTTCTCCACCCTGGCGCTGCAGGCAACGTCAAAAAGCATGGGCTCAGCGCTCAGCAGCTGCTCAAGGCGGGCGCAAAGAGTGGGCCAGTCTTTCTTGGGCACATCAAAGTGGCGGCCAAGATTGAGCAGTGTTATCTGCTTCACCTTCTCACCCACACGCTTGGTCTGCACCAGACGGTGGGTATAGTAGGAGTCGCCATTATTCTTGTTGCGGGTTTGGGTGCGTCTTATATACATAATGACGATAATAGCCCGCAATTTGGCGCCGGTCAAGTCTAGTGATGACTTTATGGCACTATAATCGCCGATTTTCCACCAATCGGTCTAGGAGAATGTTTATCTGAAACACTACGACACCATCAAGGAGGCAAGACAAGGAATAGCCGAGTACTTTGACGACTACAACGAAGACCGAGTTCACCAGTCACTTGACGGAAAAACACCAAACGAGGTTTATCACAACGAAGTGTTTGATATGGGAATTGCCTCATAAGAGTGTCTTCAGTAACAGTGCAGTATTTCTTATTTTTCTCACATACTGGTCTTGACAACCGGGGCCACTTTAGTTCCATCAGTCCCTTGACTACAGAACCCCAGATCAGATGTACAATTCAGTATTTGAAGCAAAGGAGGAAATGCTTGCAGCATAGGCTGCAACAGGCAAACTTAAACTTCCTCAAAATATGTCTGGACAACTGGGCCCATTTTACAATGTGTCGCCAGCGGCGGCACTGGAGATGTTGTTTCAAGGGAAAAAGCCGGAGTCATGACTGAAATCTCCGGCTGATCCTGAATGGTTACAAAAGTCTTTCGTTAGACAATGAGCCTGTTTTTTTGAATGCGAAGGCAGGTTTCAGGCTGAGTAGAACTACATTTATACGGATTCAGGTCAGTGGTTATTCGCCAGTCAGTAATGACAGCAAACTTAGCAGCTTACTGAAATACTCTCAATCGACAGGCAAATGAAAACTCATTCAGGTGCAAGGCGCTCGCAGAGCAAGGAATGAGGCGTATTTGGAGTACATCGCTGCATGTGAGCGTCCAGCGAGCAACACCGCAGATGGAGATTTTTCAGCAGCCTGTTGGGTGTTTTTCTGCAGCAGGTTAGATATGCATACTCTTAGCCAAAGTCTCATAAGCGACAACACGATTACGTCCTCTCTCTTTTGCCGCGTACAGAGCTTCATCGCACTGGCGGCAGAGTGTTTTCAGGCTCTCCATTGTATCGGGTACAACACTGCGGGCACCTAAACTGACGGTGATATGGTCCGCAGTATCACTATACTCATGTGGCAAGTTAAGCGTCTCTATAGCAGCCCGCAGATTTTTTGCAACTTTAACTGCTCCTTGTGAATCGGTTTCCGGAAGTATAACCGCAAACTCCTCACCGCCATAGCGGGTCACGACATCCATGGGTCGTGAAATAGCATCAGCCAGGGTTCTGGCTACAATGCGAAGCGCCTCGTCACCTGCTCCATGGCCGTAATTATCGTTGTAGGGCTTGAATTTATCCACATCCACCATGAGAAGGCTGATAGGCGTTCTATTTCGAATAGCCTGTTTGCCAAGTTTCTCCAGTTGTTGGTCAAAGAAACGACGATTGGGTATTTGCGTCAACCCGTCAACCATGGAAAGGCGCTCAAGCTGATCGGTTTTGTGCTTCAAAGTCATATGAGTATGGACACGGGCTCTGACGATGGCAGGTTGAAAGGGCTTTGAAATATAGTCAACTGCACCGATGCGCAATCCTTTTTCTTCATCGTCAGTTGAGCCCCGAGAGGTGATAAATATAACCGGAATATTTTTGGTGCAGTTGTCTTCTTTAAGGTGGTGACAGACTTCGTACCCATCCATTTCCGGCATAACAATATCCAGAAGTATCAAATCCGGCTTGATGCTCTTGGCCATAGAAAGTGCCTTGGTACCGGTATAAGCCATTTGAACGCGATACGAGTCGCACAGGTGATCAACAAGTGCGTGTACGGTCGCACGTGAGTCGTCGGCTATGAGAATAAGAGGTTTTTTGTGCCGGCTCTTTTGTTCCATTGTGTATTCCTGCAGAAAATGCATTAACTGGCTTT is part of the Desulfurispira natronophila genome and encodes:
- a CDS encoding GGDEF domain-containing response regulator, translating into MEQKSRHKKPLILIADDSRATVHALVDHLCDSYRVQMAYTGTKALSMAKSIKPDLILLDIVMPEMDGYEVCHHLKEDNCTKNIPVIFITSRGSTDDEEKGLRIGAVDYISKPFQPAIVRARVHTHMTLKHKTDQLERLSMVDGLTQIPNRRFFDQQLEKLGKQAIRNRTPISLLMVDVDKFKPYNDNYGHGAGDEALRIVARTLADAISRPMDVVTRYGGEEFAVILPETDSQGAVKVAKNLRAAIETLNLPHEYSDTADHITVSLGARSVVPDTMESLKTLCRQCDEALYAAKERGRNRVVAYETLAKSMHI